In Malus sylvestris chromosome 15, drMalSylv7.2, whole genome shotgun sequence, a single genomic region encodes these proteins:
- the LOC126605409 gene encoding purine permease 3-like — MQMETDHVEKRNAAMKNVLLIISCALLSIGTCGGPLVMRLYFIHGGKRVWLSSWLETGGWPIIFIPIAMAYCYRRKTEGPSTKLFFMKLPLFTASAVIGVLTGLDDYLYAYGVARLPISTSALILASHLAFTALFAFILVKQKFTSFSINAIVLLTIGAVVLGLNTSSDRPEGESNKEYIAGFFMTVAAAALYGFVLPLIELTYKKAKQTITYALVLEVQLVMCLFATLFCTVGMLIDNDFKVIPKEARKFDLGETRYYVVLVFSAILWQGFFLGAIGIIFCASSLLSGIVIASLIPVTQILAVIFYHEKFQAEKGVSLALSLWGFIFYFYGERKHNKEKEKKIEIEIAEKKKDTPETIQVPQQGTLATQQSQTLVGV, encoded by the exons ATGCAAATGGAAACCGATCATGTTGAAAAACGTAACGCTGCCATGAAAAACGTCCTCCTCATTATAAGCTGCGCACTTCTATCCATAGGCACATGTGGAGGTCCATTGGTAATGCGCCTCTACTTCATCCATGGAGGCAAGCGTGTCTGGCTTTCGAGCTGGCTCGAAACCGGCGGCTGGCCAATCATCTTCATCCCCATAGCCATGGCTTATTGCTACCGCCGCAAGACTGAAGGCCCATCAACAAAACTCTTCTTCATGAAGCTCCCACTCTTTACAGCCTCCGCTGTCATCGGCGTCCTCACCGGTCTGGACGACTACCTTTACGCCTATGGCGTTGCTCGACTTCCGATCTCCACGTCAGCCCTAATCCTCGCTAGCCATTTAGCCTTCACTGCCCTTTTTGCCTTTATTCTTGTGAAGCAGAAGTTCACCTCATTCTCCATAAACGCCATCGTGTTGTTGACTATTGGCGCGGTTGTTTTGGGGTTGAACACCAGCTCTGATCGTCCAGAGGGGGAATCGAATAAGGAGTATATTGCCGGATTTTTTATGACGGTGGCGGCGGCTGCTTTGTATGGATTTGTGTTGCCGTTGATAGAGTTGACATACAAGAAGGCCAAGCAGACCATTACATATGCTTTGGTTCTAGAGGTTCAATTGGTTATGTGTTTGTTTGCTACTCTTTTTTGCACTGTGGGAATGCTTATCGACAACGACTTCAAG GTTATTCCAAAAGAAGCAAGAAAATTCGATCTTGGGGAAACCAGGTACTATGTGGTGCTGGTATTTAGTGCTATATTATGGCAAGGTTTTTTTCTGGGAGCCATAGGAATCATCTTCTGCGCCTCATCTTTGCTTTCTGGAATTGTGATTGCTTCTTTAATCCCCGTAACTCAGATCCTAGCAGTTATTTTTTACCATGAAAAATTCCAAGCAGAAAAGGGAGTCTCTCTTGCACTCTCTCTCTGGGGATTTATCTTTTACTTCTATGGTGAGAGAAAACACaacaaggaaaaggaaaagaaaatcgaaatcgaaattgcggagaaaaagaaagacacACCAGAAACAATACAAGTTCCTCAACAGGGAACCCTAGCTACTCAGCAGTCACAAACCCTAGTTGGAGTTTAA
- the LOC126605404 gene encoding chaperone protein dnaJ 1, mitochondrial-like isoform X2, with protein MRSSSFLGLLRRRLVSSVAAESPIDQADWTRSLSSLSEAFYRTPGSSSGGSVAGLASTLGIRYFHASGFCRAAERDYYETLGVSKNASRDEIKKAFRTLAKKYHPDANRDNPSSKRKFQEIRDAYETLQDPEKRAQYDRRSSGSENVGYTAGGADGFRYENQSHGTAGAEGFRYGFETNFSSSFHKIFQEIFEHEFDQVGSNIQVELSLSFSEAVKGCTKHLSVNSHVPCDSCHGHGYPLNAKTKVCPTCRGIGRVTIPPFTSTCSTCKGSGQIIKEYCLSCRGVGIVEGVRQVEVSIPAGVESGDTISIPEAGNSGARGSEAGWLYIKIKVDEDPIFARDGADLYVDSSISFTQAILGGTVEVPTLSGKIEVKIPKGVQPGQHLVLRGKGLPKHGFLVKHGDQYVRFRVKFPTELNERQRAILEEFAKEEIIHGDSTSSSNERDWFQRILERVSKPRFMLELSIFILILLLLNKSMG; from the exons ATGCGAAGCTCAAGCTTCCTCGGCCTG CTTCGGAGGCGGCTGGTGTCGTCGGTGGCGGCAGAATCGCCCATTGATCAAGCAGATTGGACCCGGAGCCTCTCCTCGCTCAGTGAGGCATTTTATCGAACACCTG GTTCGAGCTCCGGCGGGTCGGTGGCTGGCTTGGCTAGCACATTGGGAATTCGTTATTTCCATGCCTCAG GGTTTTGCCGAGCAGCTGAACGAGATTATTATGAGACTCTTGGTGTTTCGAAAAATGCAAGCCGAGATGAGATTAAAAAAGCATTTCGCACG CTTGCCAAGAAATACCATCCAGATGCAAATAGGGACAATCCTTCTTCTAAAAGAAAATTTCAAGAGATAAGAGATGCCTATGAG ACTTTGCAAGATCCTGAAAAGAGGGCGCAATATGACAGG CGTTCAAGTGGGTCAGAAAACGTAGGATATACAGCTGGAGGTGCAGACGGGTTTAGGTATGAGAATCAGAGTCACGGTACTGCTGGTGCAGAGGGGTTTAGATATGGTtttgaaactaatttttccagTTCATTCCATAAAATATTCCAAGAG ATCTTTGAACATGAGTTTGATCAAGTTGGATCAAATATCCAG GTGGAGTTGTCACTTTCTTTCTCTGAAGCTGTTAAAGGATGCACAAAGCATCTCTCTGTCAATTCACACGTTCCCTGTGATTCTTGCC ATGGGCATGGCTATCCACTAAATGCCAAGACCAAAGTTTGTCCTACTTGTAGAGGTATTGGGAGA GTTACAATTCCTCCATTCACATCAACATGCAGTACGTGTAAAGGATCCGGCCAAATAATCAAG GAATATTGCTTGTCATGCAGAGGAGTAGGGATTGTTGAAGGTGTTAGACAGGTTGAAGTTTCAATACCAGCAG GTGTGGAGTCTGGAGACACAATCAGCATTCCAGAGGCTGGGAATAGTGGGGCACGAGGAAGTGAGGCAGGCTGGCTATACATTAAAATAAAG GTTGATGAAGATCCTATCTTTGCTAGAGATGGTGCAGATCTTTATGTGGACTCTAGTATTAGCTTTACACAA GCTATTCTTGGTGGTACGGTTGAGGTACCAACTTTGTCTGGGAAGATAGAAGTAAAA ATACCAAAGGGGGTTCAGCCTGGCCAACATCTGGTACTAAGAGGCAAAG GACTGCCAAAACATGGTTTCCTAGTTAAGCATGGAGATCAATATGTGCGATTCCGTGTTAAATTTCCCAC TGAACTCAACGAAAGGCAACGTGCTATATTAGAAGAATTTGCGAAGGAGGAAATTATTCATGGAGACAGTACTTCCAGTTCCAATGAAAGAGATTG GTTTCAGAGAATCCTTGAACGTGTTTCGAAGCCTAGGTTTATGCTTGAACTCTCGATATTCATATTGATTCTTTTGTTGCTGAACAAATCCATGGGCTGA
- the LOC126605404 gene encoding chaperone protein dnaJ 1, mitochondrial-like isoform X1 yields the protein MRSSSFLGLLRRRLVSSVAAESPIDQADWTRSLSSLSEAFYRTPGSSSGGSVAGLASTLGIRYFHASGFCRAAERDYYETLGVSKNASRDEIKKAFRTLAKKYHPDANRDNPSSKRKFQEIRDAYETLQDPEKRAQYDRKRSSGSENVGYTAGGADGFRYENQSHGTAGAEGFRYGFETNFSSSFHKIFQEIFEHEFDQVGSNIQVELSLSFSEAVKGCTKHLSVNSHVPCDSCHGHGYPLNAKTKVCPTCRGIGRVTIPPFTSTCSTCKGSGQIIKEYCLSCRGVGIVEGVRQVEVSIPAGVESGDTISIPEAGNSGARGSEAGWLYIKIKVDEDPIFARDGADLYVDSSISFTQAILGGTVEVPTLSGKIEVKIPKGVQPGQHLVLRGKGLPKHGFLVKHGDQYVRFRVKFPTELNERQRAILEEFAKEEIIHGDSTSSSNERDWFQRILERVSKPRFMLELSIFILILLLLNKSMG from the exons ATGCGAAGCTCAAGCTTCCTCGGCCTG CTTCGGAGGCGGCTGGTGTCGTCGGTGGCGGCAGAATCGCCCATTGATCAAGCAGATTGGACCCGGAGCCTCTCCTCGCTCAGTGAGGCATTTTATCGAACACCTG GTTCGAGCTCCGGCGGGTCGGTGGCTGGCTTGGCTAGCACATTGGGAATTCGTTATTTCCATGCCTCAG GGTTTTGCCGAGCAGCTGAACGAGATTATTATGAGACTCTTGGTGTTTCGAAAAATGCAAGCCGAGATGAGATTAAAAAAGCATTTCGCACG CTTGCCAAGAAATACCATCCAGATGCAAATAGGGACAATCCTTCTTCTAAAAGAAAATTTCAAGAGATAAGAGATGCCTATGAG ACTTTGCAAGATCCTGAAAAGAGGGCGCAATATGACAGG AAGCGTTCAAGTGGGTCAGAAAACGTAGGATATACAGCTGGAGGTGCAGACGGGTTTAGGTATGAGAATCAGAGTCACGGTACTGCTGGTGCAGAGGGGTTTAGATATGGTtttgaaactaatttttccagTTCATTCCATAAAATATTCCAAGAG ATCTTTGAACATGAGTTTGATCAAGTTGGATCAAATATCCAG GTGGAGTTGTCACTTTCTTTCTCTGAAGCTGTTAAAGGATGCACAAAGCATCTCTCTGTCAATTCACACGTTCCCTGTGATTCTTGCC ATGGGCATGGCTATCCACTAAATGCCAAGACCAAAGTTTGTCCTACTTGTAGAGGTATTGGGAGA GTTACAATTCCTCCATTCACATCAACATGCAGTACGTGTAAAGGATCCGGCCAAATAATCAAG GAATATTGCTTGTCATGCAGAGGAGTAGGGATTGTTGAAGGTGTTAGACAGGTTGAAGTTTCAATACCAGCAG GTGTGGAGTCTGGAGACACAATCAGCATTCCAGAGGCTGGGAATAGTGGGGCACGAGGAAGTGAGGCAGGCTGGCTATACATTAAAATAAAG GTTGATGAAGATCCTATCTTTGCTAGAGATGGTGCAGATCTTTATGTGGACTCTAGTATTAGCTTTACACAA GCTATTCTTGGTGGTACGGTTGAGGTACCAACTTTGTCTGGGAAGATAGAAGTAAAA ATACCAAAGGGGGTTCAGCCTGGCCAACATCTGGTACTAAGAGGCAAAG GACTGCCAAAACATGGTTTCCTAGTTAAGCATGGAGATCAATATGTGCGATTCCGTGTTAAATTTCCCAC TGAACTCAACGAAAGGCAACGTGCTATATTAGAAGAATTTGCGAAGGAGGAAATTATTCATGGAGACAGTACTTCCAGTTCCAATGAAAGAGATTG GTTTCAGAGAATCCTTGAACGTGTTTCGAAGCCTAGGTTTATGCTTGAACTCTCGATATTCATATTGATTCTTTTGTTGCTGAACAAATCCATGGGCTGA
- the LOC126605404 gene encoding chaperone protein dnaJ 1, mitochondrial-like isoform X3: protein MRSSSFLGLLRRRLVSSVAAESPIDQADWTRSLSSLSEAFYRTPGSSSGGSVAGLASTLGIRYFHASGFCRAAERDYYETLGVSKNASRDEIKKAFRTLAKKYHPDANRDNPSSKRKFQEIRDAYETLQDPEKRAQYDRKRSSGSENVGYTAGGADGFRYENQSHGTAGAEGFRYGFETNFSSSFHKIFQEIFEHEFDQVGSNIQVELSLSFSEAVKGCTKHLSVNSHVPCDSCHGHGYPLNAKTKVCPTCRGIGRVTIPPFTSTCSTCKGSGQIIKEYCLSCRGVGIVEGVRQVEVSIPAGVESGDTISIPEAGNSGARGSEAGWLYIKIKVDEDPIFARDGADLYVDSSISFTQAILGGTVEVPTLSGKIEVKIPKGVQPGQHLVLRGKGLPKHGFLVKHGDQYVRFRVKFPTELNERQRAILEEFAKEEIIHGDSTSSSNERDWLYQQLSTG, encoded by the exons ATGCGAAGCTCAAGCTTCCTCGGCCTG CTTCGGAGGCGGCTGGTGTCGTCGGTGGCGGCAGAATCGCCCATTGATCAAGCAGATTGGACCCGGAGCCTCTCCTCGCTCAGTGAGGCATTTTATCGAACACCTG GTTCGAGCTCCGGCGGGTCGGTGGCTGGCTTGGCTAGCACATTGGGAATTCGTTATTTCCATGCCTCAG GGTTTTGCCGAGCAGCTGAACGAGATTATTATGAGACTCTTGGTGTTTCGAAAAATGCAAGCCGAGATGAGATTAAAAAAGCATTTCGCACG CTTGCCAAGAAATACCATCCAGATGCAAATAGGGACAATCCTTCTTCTAAAAGAAAATTTCAAGAGATAAGAGATGCCTATGAG ACTTTGCAAGATCCTGAAAAGAGGGCGCAATATGACAGG AAGCGTTCAAGTGGGTCAGAAAACGTAGGATATACAGCTGGAGGTGCAGACGGGTTTAGGTATGAGAATCAGAGTCACGGTACTGCTGGTGCAGAGGGGTTTAGATATGGTtttgaaactaatttttccagTTCATTCCATAAAATATTCCAAGAG ATCTTTGAACATGAGTTTGATCAAGTTGGATCAAATATCCAG GTGGAGTTGTCACTTTCTTTCTCTGAAGCTGTTAAAGGATGCACAAAGCATCTCTCTGTCAATTCACACGTTCCCTGTGATTCTTGCC ATGGGCATGGCTATCCACTAAATGCCAAGACCAAAGTTTGTCCTACTTGTAGAGGTATTGGGAGA GTTACAATTCCTCCATTCACATCAACATGCAGTACGTGTAAAGGATCCGGCCAAATAATCAAG GAATATTGCTTGTCATGCAGAGGAGTAGGGATTGTTGAAGGTGTTAGACAGGTTGAAGTTTCAATACCAGCAG GTGTGGAGTCTGGAGACACAATCAGCATTCCAGAGGCTGGGAATAGTGGGGCACGAGGAAGTGAGGCAGGCTGGCTATACATTAAAATAAAG GTTGATGAAGATCCTATCTTTGCTAGAGATGGTGCAGATCTTTATGTGGACTCTAGTATTAGCTTTACACAA GCTATTCTTGGTGGTACGGTTGAGGTACCAACTTTGTCTGGGAAGATAGAAGTAAAA ATACCAAAGGGGGTTCAGCCTGGCCAACATCTGGTACTAAGAGGCAAAG GACTGCCAAAACATGGTTTCCTAGTTAAGCATGGAGATCAATATGTGCGATTCCGTGTTAAATTTCCCAC TGAACTCAACGAAAGGCAACGTGCTATATTAGAAGAATTTGCGAAGGAGGAAATTATTCATGGAGACAGTACTTCCAGTTCCAATGAAAGAGATTG GCTTTATCAGCAGCTATCTACTGGTTGA
- the LOC126605404 gene encoding chaperone protein dnaJ 1, mitochondrial-like isoform X5, whose protein sequence is MRSSSFLGLLRRRLVSSVAAESPIDQADWTRSLSSLSEAFYRTPGSSSGGSVAGLASTLGIRYFHASGFCRAAERDYYETLGVSKNASRDEIKKAFRTLAKKYHPDANRDNPSSKRKFQEIRDAYETLQDPEKRAQYDRKRSSGSENVGYTAGGADGFRYENQSHGTAGAEGFRYGFETNFSSSFHKIFQEIFEHEFDQVGSNIQVELSLSFSEAVKGCTKHLSVNSHVPCDSCHGHGYPLNAKTKVCPTCRGIGRVTIPPFTSTCSTCKGSGQIIKEYCLSCRGVGIVEGVRQVEVSIPAGVESGDTISIPEAGNSGARGSEAGWLYIKIKVDEDPIFARDGADLYVDSSISFTQAILGGTVEVPTLSGKIEVKIPKGVQPGQHLVLRGKGLPKHGFLVKHGDQYVRFRVKFPT, encoded by the exons ATGCGAAGCTCAAGCTTCCTCGGCCTG CTTCGGAGGCGGCTGGTGTCGTCGGTGGCGGCAGAATCGCCCATTGATCAAGCAGATTGGACCCGGAGCCTCTCCTCGCTCAGTGAGGCATTTTATCGAACACCTG GTTCGAGCTCCGGCGGGTCGGTGGCTGGCTTGGCTAGCACATTGGGAATTCGTTATTTCCATGCCTCAG GGTTTTGCCGAGCAGCTGAACGAGATTATTATGAGACTCTTGGTGTTTCGAAAAATGCAAGCCGAGATGAGATTAAAAAAGCATTTCGCACG CTTGCCAAGAAATACCATCCAGATGCAAATAGGGACAATCCTTCTTCTAAAAGAAAATTTCAAGAGATAAGAGATGCCTATGAG ACTTTGCAAGATCCTGAAAAGAGGGCGCAATATGACAGG AAGCGTTCAAGTGGGTCAGAAAACGTAGGATATACAGCTGGAGGTGCAGACGGGTTTAGGTATGAGAATCAGAGTCACGGTACTGCTGGTGCAGAGGGGTTTAGATATGGTtttgaaactaatttttccagTTCATTCCATAAAATATTCCAAGAG ATCTTTGAACATGAGTTTGATCAAGTTGGATCAAATATCCAG GTGGAGTTGTCACTTTCTTTCTCTGAAGCTGTTAAAGGATGCACAAAGCATCTCTCTGTCAATTCACACGTTCCCTGTGATTCTTGCC ATGGGCATGGCTATCCACTAAATGCCAAGACCAAAGTTTGTCCTACTTGTAGAGGTATTGGGAGA GTTACAATTCCTCCATTCACATCAACATGCAGTACGTGTAAAGGATCCGGCCAAATAATCAAG GAATATTGCTTGTCATGCAGAGGAGTAGGGATTGTTGAAGGTGTTAGACAGGTTGAAGTTTCAATACCAGCAG GTGTGGAGTCTGGAGACACAATCAGCATTCCAGAGGCTGGGAATAGTGGGGCACGAGGAAGTGAGGCAGGCTGGCTATACATTAAAATAAAG GTTGATGAAGATCCTATCTTTGCTAGAGATGGTGCAGATCTTTATGTGGACTCTAGTATTAGCTTTACACAA GCTATTCTTGGTGGTACGGTTGAGGTACCAACTTTGTCTGGGAAGATAGAAGTAAAA ATACCAAAGGGGGTTCAGCCTGGCCAACATCTGGTACTAAGAGGCAAAG GACTGCCAAAACATGGTTTCCTAGTTAAGCATGGAGATCAATATGTGCGATTCCGTGTTAAATTTCCCAC TTAG
- the LOC126605404 gene encoding chaperone protein dnaJ 1, mitochondrial-like isoform X4 has protein sequence MRSSSFLGLLRRRLVSSVAAESPIDQADWTRSLSSLSEAFYRTPGSSSGGSVAGLASTLGIRYFHASGFCRAAERDYYETLGVSKNASRDEIKKAFRTLAKKYHPDANRDNPSSKRKFQEIRDAYETLQDPEKRAQYDRKRSSGSENVGYTAGGADGFRYENQSHGTAGAEGFRYGFETNFSSSFHKIFQEIFEHEFDQVGSNIQVELSLSFSEAVKGCTKHLSVNSHVPCDSCHGHGYPLNAKTKVCPTCRGIGRVTIPPFTSTCSTCKGSGQIIKEYCLSCRGVGIVEGVRQVEVSIPAGVESGDTISIPEAGNSGARGSEAGWLYIKIKVDEDPIFARDGADLYVDSSISFTQAILGGTVEVPTLSGKIEVKIPKGVQPGQHLVLRGKGLPKHGFLVKHGDQYVRFRVKFPTDY, from the exons ATGCGAAGCTCAAGCTTCCTCGGCCTG CTTCGGAGGCGGCTGGTGTCGTCGGTGGCGGCAGAATCGCCCATTGATCAAGCAGATTGGACCCGGAGCCTCTCCTCGCTCAGTGAGGCATTTTATCGAACACCTG GTTCGAGCTCCGGCGGGTCGGTGGCTGGCTTGGCTAGCACATTGGGAATTCGTTATTTCCATGCCTCAG GGTTTTGCCGAGCAGCTGAACGAGATTATTATGAGACTCTTGGTGTTTCGAAAAATGCAAGCCGAGATGAGATTAAAAAAGCATTTCGCACG CTTGCCAAGAAATACCATCCAGATGCAAATAGGGACAATCCTTCTTCTAAAAGAAAATTTCAAGAGATAAGAGATGCCTATGAG ACTTTGCAAGATCCTGAAAAGAGGGCGCAATATGACAGG AAGCGTTCAAGTGGGTCAGAAAACGTAGGATATACAGCTGGAGGTGCAGACGGGTTTAGGTATGAGAATCAGAGTCACGGTACTGCTGGTGCAGAGGGGTTTAGATATGGTtttgaaactaatttttccagTTCATTCCATAAAATATTCCAAGAG ATCTTTGAACATGAGTTTGATCAAGTTGGATCAAATATCCAG GTGGAGTTGTCACTTTCTTTCTCTGAAGCTGTTAAAGGATGCACAAAGCATCTCTCTGTCAATTCACACGTTCCCTGTGATTCTTGCC ATGGGCATGGCTATCCACTAAATGCCAAGACCAAAGTTTGTCCTACTTGTAGAGGTATTGGGAGA GTTACAATTCCTCCATTCACATCAACATGCAGTACGTGTAAAGGATCCGGCCAAATAATCAAG GAATATTGCTTGTCATGCAGAGGAGTAGGGATTGTTGAAGGTGTTAGACAGGTTGAAGTTTCAATACCAGCAG GTGTGGAGTCTGGAGACACAATCAGCATTCCAGAGGCTGGGAATAGTGGGGCACGAGGAAGTGAGGCAGGCTGGCTATACATTAAAATAAAG GTTGATGAAGATCCTATCTTTGCTAGAGATGGTGCAGATCTTTATGTGGACTCTAGTATTAGCTTTACACAA GCTATTCTTGGTGGTACGGTTGAGGTACCAACTTTGTCTGGGAAGATAGAAGTAAAA ATACCAAAGGGGGTTCAGCCTGGCCAACATCTGGTACTAAGAGGCAAAG GACTGCCAAAACATGGTTTCCTAGTTAAGCATGGAGATCAATATGTGCGATTCCGTGTTAAATTTCCCAC AGACTACTGA
- the LOC126605403 gene encoding pentatricopeptide repeat-containing protein At5g27460-like produces MAGREIFAGMRRWVPHFASSARRRPLSSLCSSSSSSFSSVDRRRDDELQSKIMGLRKPDRSATTVIQNWVDGGHRVSVLELRRVSVQLLKSKRFNHALQVLTWMETRSDFRMSPGDHAMRLQSIINVNGMLEAEEYFEQLSTASKKTACLPLLHGYVVERDTEKAEALMLKLGGLGLIVNPNPYNEMMKLYMSTSEYGKVPLVVQQMKKNKIPLTVLSYNLWMNANAKLSGFGSVEMVYKEMLNDNNVEVGWSTLSTLAGIYMKAGLVEKASFALRSAEKKLSNCNRLGYSFLITQYASLNSKEDVLRLWKASKAVAGRIPCTNYMQILLCLVKLGDTVEAERIFMEWESNCFSYDIRVSNVLLGAYMRNGMTEKAEALHLHTLERGGQPNYKTWEILMEGRLKSQNMDKAVEAMKKGFCMLQDCHWRPSEETVMAFADYFEKHGNIEYANWYIRVIRSFGFASSTLYKSLLRMHLSAQRSASDILKMMEEDKVEMDEETSALVQAFRV; encoded by the exons ATGGCTGGCCGTGAAATCTTCGCCGGCATGAGACGATGGGTCCCGCATTTTGCAAGCTCGGCAAGGCGGAGGCCGCTGTCATCTCTCTGCTCTTCGTCTTCGTCTTCGTTTTCGTCGGTGGATAGGCGCAGAGACGACGAGCTTCAGAGCAAGATTATGGGGCTGAGAAAACCGGACCGGAGCGCAACCACCGTGATTCAGAATTGGGTCGATGGAGGCCACAGGGTCTCCGTTCTCGAACTCCGCCGTGTCTCCGTTCAGCTCCTGAAGTCCAAGCGCTTCAACCACGCTCTCCAG GTGCTAACATGGATGGAAACCCGAAGCGATTTTCGAATGTCGCCGGGTGATCATGCAATGAGGTTGCAGTCAATCATAAATGTGAATGGTATGTTGGAAGCTGAAGAGTATTTTGAGCAACTTAGCACTGCTTCAAAAAAAACTGCTTGTCTCCCCCTTCTTCATGGTTATGTTGTGGAGAGGGACACAGAGAAAGCCGAGGCGCTCATGCTGAAGCTTGGCGGGTTGGGGCTCATTGTGAACCCTAACCCGTATAACGAGATGATGAAGCTGTATATGTCCACATCTGAATATGGGAAAGTGCCCCTTGTTGTACAGCAGATGAAGAAAAACAAGATACCCTTAACTGTTTTATCCTATAACCTTTGGATGAATGCGAATGCAAAGCTATCCGGTTTTGGTTCGGTGGAGATGGTTTATAAAGAAATGTTGAATGATAACAACGTCGAGGTTGGATGGAGCACTCTGTCTACTTTAGCCGGTATCTATATGAAGGCAGGGCTTGTTGAGAAAGCCAGTTTCGCCCTGAGAAGTGCTGAAAAGAAGCTGTCTAATTGCAATCGCCTTGGTTATTCTTTCCTCATTACACAATATGCGTCTTTAAATAGTAAAGAGGACGTTCTGCGACTTTGGAAAGCTAGTAAAGCGGTAGCTGGGAGAATTCCATGTACCAATTACATGCAGATACTGTTGTGCTTGGTGAAGTTAGGTGATACTGTGGAAGCCGAGAGGATTTTTATGGAGTGGGAGTCCAATTGCTTTAGTTATGATATTCGAGTCTCCAACGTCCTTCTTGGTGCATATATGCGGAATGGAATGACTGAGAAAGCTGAGGCATTGCATCTACACACATTGGAGAGAGGCGGTCAACCAAATTATAAGACATGGGAGATCCTTATGGAAGGACGGTTGAAAAGCCAGAACATGGACAAAGCCGTTGAAGCGATGAAAAAAGGGTTTTGTATGTTGCAAGATTGTCATTGGAGGCCATCGGAGGAAACTGTAATGGCCTTTGCCGATTATTTCGAAAAGCATGGGAACATTGAGTATGCAAATTGGTATATCAGAGTTATACGTTCATTCGGTTTTGCAAGTTCGACATTATACAAATCACTGCTTAGAATGCACCTTTCTGCTCAGAGATCAGCCTCTGACATCCTGAAGATGATGGAGGAGGACAAAGTCGAGATGGATGAAGAGACTTCTGCCCTTGTTCAAGCCTTCAGGGTGTGA
- the LOC126605408 gene encoding phosphoribosylaminoimidazole-succinocarboxamide synthase, chloroplastic-like: MAQYTPTLNPPKALILKRSNPDPSFSSFSTFTTPKPKSINFPKFSMSVTAAQNQQHYQEPPSLEALINGARKEEVLGVIKSSSFHCLSETNLHLTVPGLKSKIRGKVRDVYDNGDYLVMVTTDRQSAFDRILASIPFKGQVLNETSLWWFDKTQHITSNAVVSAPDENVTIAKKCSVFPVEFVVRGFVTGSTDTSLWTVYKNGARNYCGNVLPDGLVKSQKLPANILTPTTKAADHDVPVTPDEIIERGLMTQAEYDEVSRKALSLFEYGQHVALEHGLILVDTKYEFGKGQDGSILLIDEVHTPDSSRYWIAHTYEERFQNGLEPENVDKEFLRLWFKDHCNPYEDEVLPDAPEELVCELAWRYIFLYETITKSKFKLPSTEEPIHDRISRNVARALASLAR, encoded by the exons ATGGCCCAGTATACTCCAACCTTAAACCCTCCCAAAGCCCTAATCCTCAAGCGCTCAAATCCCGATCcctctttctcttccttctcaaCATTCACAACCCCAAAACCCAAATCCATTAACTTCCCAAAATTCTCCATGTCAGTCACGGCGGCCCAAAACCAGCAGCACTACCAGGAACCGCCGTCCTTGGAAGCTCTAATCAACGGTGCTCGCAAAGAAGAGGTGCTTGGCGTTATCAAGAGTTCGTCGTTTCACTGCCTCTCCGAAACCAACCTCCACCTCACAGTTCCTGGCCTCAAATCCAAAATTAGAGGCAAG GTTAGAGATGTTTATGACAATGGGGATTATCTAGTTATGGTTACGACGGATAGGCAGAGTGCATTTGACAGAATTCTTGCTTCCATTCCCTTCAAAGGACAG GTCCTTAATGAGACAAGTTTATGGTGGTTTGACAAAACTCAACACATAACTTCGAACGCAGTTGTTTCGGCTCCAGATGAAAATGTAACAATTGCAAAGAAATGTTCTGTTTTTCCCGTTGAGTTTGTGG TCAGAGGTTTTGTGACGGGAAGTACTGATACGTCATTATGGACGGTCTACAAAAATGGTGCTCGAAATTACTGTGGCAATGTACTCCCAGATG GCTTGGTAAAAAGCCAAAAGCTTCCTGCAAATATACTCACACCGACAACTAAGGCTGCAGATCATGATGTTCCCGTTACCCCAGATGAG ATAATTGAACGCGGACTAATGACTCAAGCTGAGTATGATGAAGTAAGCAGGAAAGCACTAAGCCTGTTTGAGTACGGACAG CATGTGGCATTGGAACATGGCTTGATATTGGTAGACACAAAATATGAATTCGGAAAGGGCCAGGATGGTTCCATTCTTTTGATTGATGAG GTGCATACACCTGATTCAAGTAGATATTGGATTGCACATACTTATGAGGAGCGATTTCAGAATGGTCTTGAACCTGAAAATGTTGATAAA GAGTTCTTGAGGTTGTGGTTCAAAGATCACTGCAATCCTTACGAAGATGAG GTCCTCCCTGATGCTCCTGAGGAACTTGTTTGTGAACTAGCTTGGCG ATACATTTTCCTGTACGAGACaataacaaaatcaaaattcaaGTTGCCCTCCACAGag GAACCAATACATGATCGGATATCACGAAATGTTGCACGGGCGTTGGCATCTCTGGCTCGATAA